A single genomic interval of Macadamia integrifolia cultivar HAES 741 chromosome 6, SCU_Mint_v3, whole genome shotgun sequence harbors:
- the LOC122081042 gene encoding glutamate synthase [NADH], amyloplastic isoform X2 — protein MCCIDTADMANIHSRFSTNTFPSWDRAQPMRVLGHNGEINTLRGNINWMKAREGLLKCKELALSKNEMKKLLPIVDASSSDSGAFDGVLELLVRAGRSLPEAVMMMIPEAWQNDKTMDPERKALYEYFSALMEPWDGPALISFTDGRYLGATLDRNGLRPGRFYITHSGRVIMASEVGVVDIPPEDVCRKGRLNPGMMLLVDFEKHIVVDDEALKQQYSLARPYGEWLSRQKIELKDIVDSVPESERVPPGMSGAVPDSGHDENMVSMGIHGLLAPLKAFGYTVEALEMLLLPMAKDGTEALGSMGNDAPLAVLSNREKLTFEYFKQMFAQVTNPPIDPIREKIVTSMQCMIGPEGDLTETTEEQCHRLSLKGPLLSIEEMEALKKMNYRGWRSKVLDITYSKSRGRRGLEETLDRICLEARKAIKEGYTTLVLSDRAFSSNHVAVSSLLAVGAIHHHLVSKLERTRISLIVESAEPREVHHFCTLVGFGADAICPYLAIEAIWKLQIDGKIPPKANGEFHSKEDLVKKYFKASNYGMMKVLAKMGISTLASYKGAQIFEALGLSFEVIQKCFNGTPSRVEGATFEMLAQDALQLHELAFPTRVLPPGSAEAVALPNPGDYHWRKDGEVHLNDPLAIAKLQEAARANSVAAYKEYSKHIHELNKSCNLRGMLKFKESEFKVPLDEVEPASEIVKRFCTGAMSYGSISLEAHTTLAIAMNRMGGKSNTGEGGENPSRMQTLPDGSMNPRRSAIKQVASGRFGVSSFYLTNADELQIKMAQGAKPGEGGELPGHKVIGDIAVTRNSTAGVGLISPPPHHDIYSIEDLAQLIHDLKNSNPGARISVKLVSEAGVGVIASGVVKGHADHVLISGHDGGTGASRWTGIKNAGLPWELGLAETHQTLVANDLRGRTTLQTDGQLKTGRDVAIAALLGAEEFGFSTAPLITLGCIMMRKCHKNTCPVGIATQDPVLREKFAGEPEHVINFFFMLAEEVREIMSQLGFRTINEMVGRSDMLEIDKEVIKNNEKLENIDLSLLLRPAADIRPEAAQFCVQKQDHGLDMALDQELISLSKAALEKGLPVYIEMPIRNVNRAVGTMLSHEVTKRYHMSGLPADRIHIKFSGSAGQSLGAFLCPGIMLELEGDSNDYVGKGLSGGKVVVYPPRESKFDPKENIVIGNVALYGATSGEAYFNGMAAERFCVRNSGARAVVEGVGDHGCEYMTGGVVVVLGKTGRNFAAGMSGGIAYVLDVDEKFQTRCNLELVDLDKVEDEEDIMTLRMLIQQHQRHTDSKLAREVLADFENLLPKFVKVFPRDYKRVLANMKAEKTNREAEERAARESEEQDEVELMEKDAFEELKKLAAASSNGNASQVAQEETVKRPTRVADAVKHRGFVAYERESISYRDPNARINDWKEVMEESKPGELLKTQSARCMDCGTPFCHQDKSGCPLGNKIPEFNELVYQNRWREALDRLLETNNFPEFTGRVCPAPCEGSCVLGIIENPVSIKSIECSIIDKAFEEGWMVPQPPPMRTGKRVAIVGSGPAGLAAADQLNKMGHLVTVFERADRIGGLMMYGVPNMKADKMEVVQRRVNLMAEEGVNFVVSANVGTDPLYSLKRLRAENDAIVLALGATKPRDLPVPGRELAGVHFAMEFLHANTKSLLDSNLLDGNYISAKGKRVVVIGGGDTGTDCIGTSIRHGCSSIVNLELLPQPPQTRAPGNPWPQWPRVFRVDYGHQEAAAKFGKDPRSFEVLTKRFVGDDSGAVKGLEVVQVRWEKDASGRFQFKEVEGSEEIIEADLILLAMGFLGPESTIADQLHLERDNRSNLKSEYGQFSTNVEGVFAAGDCRRGQSLVVWAISEGRKAASQVDKYLMREEEGRDLSIAADKEDAINNSRFTVMT, from the exons ATGTGTTGCATTGACACCGCAGATATGGCAAAT ATTCACTCCAGGTTCTCAACAAACACTTTTCCTAGCTGGGACCGTGCTCAACCCATGCGTGTCCTGGGCCACAATGGGGAGATCAACACTCTTCGAGGCAATATAAACTG GATGAAGGCACGTGAAGGTCTTCTGAAGTGCAAGGAACTTGCATTGTCAAAGAATGAGATGAAGAAGCTGTTACCTATTGTGGATGCTAGCTCATCTGATTCAG GGGCTTTTGATGGTGTCCTGGAGCTTCTGGTTCGAGCTGGCAGAAGTCTTCCTGAAGCTGTCATGATGATGATCCCAGAAGCATGGCAAAATGACAAGACTATGGATCCAGAGAGGAAGGCCTTGTATGAATATTTCTCCGCTCTTATGGAGCCATGGGATGGGCCTGCtcttatttcat TTACTGATGGCCGTTATCTTGGAGCCACATTGGATCGAAATGGACTGCGACCAGGTCGCTTTTACATTACTCATAGTGGGCGTGTCATCATGGCGAGTGAAGTGGGGGTTGTAGACATTCCACCTGAAGATGTCTGTCGGAAAGGAAGACTGAACCCTGGAATGATGCTTTTAGTAGATTTTGAGAAGCATATTGTTGTAGATGATGAGGCCCTCAAACAGCAGTATTCTCTTGCAAGGCCATACGGCGAGTGGCTCAGCAGACAGAAGATAGAACTGAAAGATATAGTTGATTCTGTTCCTGAGTCTGAAAGGGTTCCGCCAGGCATGTCTGGGGCAGTGCCG GATTCTGGCCATGATGAGAATATGGTGAGCATGGGTATTCATGGTCTGTTGGCTCCACTGAAGGCTTTTGG TTACACAGTAGAAGCCTTGGAAATGCTGTTACTTCCCATGGCCAAGGATGGAACTGAGGCCCTTGGCTCAATGGGAAATGATGCTCCATTGGCTGTTCTGTCAAACAGAGAGAAGCTCACGTTTGAGTATTTCAAGCAGATGTTTGCTCAGGTAACGAACCCACCAATTGATCCAATCCGGGAGAAGATAGTCACCTCTATGCAGTGCATGATTGGCCCAGAAGGTGATCTGACAGAGACTACCGAAGAACAGTGCCATCGCCTCTCACTGAAAGGGCCTCTCCTTTCCATTGAAGAAATGGAGGCGCTAAAAAAGATGAACTATAGAGGTTGGCGGAGCAAGGTGCTTGACATTACTTATTCTAAAAGTCGTGGTAGGAGAGGTTTGGAGGAGACATTGGATAGGATCTGCCTTGAAGCACGCAAGGCAATCAAGGAAGGTTATACTACACTGGTGCTTTCGGATCGAG CTTTTTCATCAAACCACGTCGCTGTAAGCTCCCTGTTAGCTGTTGGTGCTATTCATCACCATTTGGTCTCAAAACTCGAGCGAACTCGAATCAGTTTAATAGTTGAATCTGCTGAGCCACGTGAAGTGCACCACTTCTGTACCCTGGTTGGATTTGGTGCTGATGCTATATGCCCATACTTGGCCATAGAAGCCATTTGGAAACTGCAGATTGATGGTAAGATCCCACCTAAAGCAAATGGTGAGTTCCACTCTAAGGAGGACctggtgaagaagtacttcaaaGCAAGCAACTATGGAATGATGAAGGTTCTTGCGAAAATGGGGATATCGACCTTAGCCTCTTATAAGGGTGCTCAGATTTTTGAGGCTCTAGGTCTTTCATTTGAGGTGATCCAGAAATGTTTTAATGGGACTCCAAGCAGGGTTGAGGGTGCAACATTTGAAATGCTTGCACAGGATGCACTTCAACTACATGAATTGGCTTTTCCAACTAGGGTTCTGCCTCCTGGAAGTGCAGAAGCGGTTGCACTGCCAAATCCTGGAGATTATCATTGGAGAAAAGACGGAGAGGTGCACCTTAATGATCCTCTTGCAATAGCAAAACTACAAGAGGCTGCCAGAGCAAATAGTGTAGCTGCGTATAAAGAATACTCCAAGCACATCCATGAACTCAATAAATCCTGCAATTTGCGAGGGATGCTGAAGTTTAAGGAATCAGAGTTTAAGGTTCCCTTGGATGAAGTTGAACCAGCAAGTGAGATTGTGAAGCGTTTTTGTACAGGGGCCATGAGTTACGGCTCAATATCGCTAGAAGCACATACAACCCTTGCAATCGCCATGAACAGAATGGGGGGGAAATCAAATACTG GTGAGGGAGGTGAGAATCCATCTCGAATGCAGACTCTTCCAGATGGTTCAATGAATCCTAGGAGGAGTGCAATTAAGCAGGTTGCCAGTGGGAGATTCGGGGTTTCTAGCTTTTACCTTACAAATGCTGATGAGCTACAGATAAAAATGGCTCAG GGTGCTAAGCCAGGTGAAGGAGGTGAACTTCCAGGCCACAAAGTTATAGGAGATATTGCAGTCACTAGAAACTCCACTGCTGGTGTGGGGCTTATCAGTCCTCCTCCCCATCATGATATCTACTCTATTGAAGATCTTGCTCAATTAATTCATGATCTAAAG AATTCTAATCCAGGTGCTCGAATCAGTGTGAAACTGGTGTCTGAAGCTGGTGTGGGAGTTATTGCTAGTGGCGTAGTGAAAGGCCATGCCGATCATGTTTTGATCTCTGGTCATGATGGAGGAACAGGAGCTTCGCGTTGGACTGGTATCAAGAATGCTGGGCTACCATGGGAACTTGGTTTGgctgagactcatcaaacattAGTTGCAAATGACCTTCGTGGTCGAACTACTCTCCAGACGGATGGCCAACTTAAAACTGGAAGGGATGTGGCCATCGCAGCACTTCTTGGTGCCGAAGAGTTTGGCTTTAGCACCGCTCCTTTGATAACCCTTGGCTGCATCATGATGCGTAAATGCCACAAGAATACGTGCCCTGTTGGTATTGCCACCCAAGATCCTGTTCTTCGTGAGAAATTTGCTGGGGAGCCTGAGCATGTCATAAATTTCTTCTTTATGCTGGCAGAGGAGGTGCGTGAAATCATGTCTCAGCTTGGATTTCGAACCATCAATGAGATGGTTGGTCGTTCAGATATGCTGGAAATTGATAAGGAAGTTATTAAGAACAATGAGAAATTGGAGAACATTGATCTTTCACTACTGCTCAGACCTGCAGCTGATATCCGGCCGGAAGCGGCCCAATTCTGTGTCCAAAAGCAGGATCATGGATTGGACATGGCTTTAGACCAAGAACTTATCTCTCTATCCAAAGCTGCTCTTGAAAAAGGTCTTCCTGTGTACATCGAAATGCCAATCCGGAATGTGAATCGTGCTGTTGGAACCATGCTCAGTCACGAAGTCACTAAACGTTACCATATGTCAGGTCTTCCTGCAGATAGAATCCACATCAAGTTCAGTGGGAGTGCTGGACAGAGCCTTGGAGCCTTCCTCTGCCCGGGAATCATGCTTGAACTTGAAGGTGACAGCAATGACTATGTTGGGAAAGGATTATCAGGGGGCAAAGTTGTAGTTTACCCTCCGAGGGAAAGTAAGTTTGATCCTAAAGAAAACATTGTGATTGGAAATGTCGCTCTCTATGGTGCAACAAGTGGGGAGGCATATTTCAATGGGATGGCAGCTGAGAGGTTTTGCGTGCGCAATTCAGGAGCTAGGGCAGTTGTAGAAGGCGTTGGTGATCATGGATGTGAGTACATGACAGGTGGTGTTGTTGTTGTGCTTGGAAAAACTGGGAGGAATTTTGCTGCTGGTATGAGTGGTGGGATTGCTTATGTTCTTGATGTCGATGAAAAGTTCCAAACTCGGTGCAATCTTGAGCTGGTAGATCTTGATAAAGTTGAGGATGAAGAGGATATTATGACACTAAGGATGTTGATACAGCAACATCAGCGACACACTGACAGCAAATTAGCTAGGGAAGTCCTTGCTGACTTTGAGAATCTTCTCCCGAAGTTTGTCAAAGTATTCCCAAGGGATTATAAACGGGTTCTTGCAAACATGAAGGCTGAGAAAACCAATAGAGAAGCAGAGGAACGAGCTGCCAGAGAATCTGAAGAACAAGACGAGGTAGAGTTGATGGAGAAGGATGCTTTTGAAGAGCTCAAGAAGTTGGCAGCTGCGTCCTCAAATGGGAATGCAAGTCAG GTGGCACAGGAAGAAACAGTAAAGAGGCCAACCCGGGTTGCTGATGCTGTCAAGCATCGAGGCTTTGTTGCTTATGAGCGGGAGAGCATTTCATACAGGGATCCTAATGCTCGGATTAATGACTGGAAAGAAGTTATGGAAGAGTCGAAACCAGGAGAACTTTTGAAGACCCAATCAGCTCGTTGTATGGACTGTGGAACTCCCTTCTGCC ATCAGGATAAATCGGGATGTCCCCTTGGGAATAAGATACCAGAATTCAATGAGTTGGTATACCAAAACAGATGGCGTGAGGCACTGGATCGGCTTTTAGAGACAAACAATTTCCCAGAGTTTACTGGCAGAGTTTGCCCTGCACCTTGTGAAGGTTCTTGTGTTCTTGGTATTATTGAGAACCCTGTATCTATCAAAAGCATAGAGTGCTCCATCATAGACAAGGCTTTTGAGGAAGGCTGGATGGTACCTCAACCTCCCCCTATGAGGACTGG GAAGAGAGTTGCTATTGTGGGTAGTGGACCTGCTGGCTTGGCTGCTGCTGATCAGTTGAACAAAATGGGCCATCTGGTGACAGTGTTTGAGCGTGCTGACAGAATAGGAGGACTCATGATGTATGGGGTTCCCAACATGAAGGCTGATAAGATGGAAGTTGTTCAAAGGCGGGTCAATCTGATGGCTGAGGAAGGTGTCAATTTTGTTGTCAGTGCAAACGTTGGAACAGATCCCTTGTACTCTCTCAAGCGGCTTCGTGCGGAGAATGatgccattgttttggccttggGAGCTACAAAGCCCAG GGATCTTCCTGTTCCAGGACGGGAACTCGCAGGAGTCCATTTTGCCATGGAGTTTCTTCATGCGAATACAAAAAGCTTACTGGATAGTAACCTCCTGGATGGAAACTACATATCTGCAAAGGGAAAAAGGGTGGTGGTCATAGGAGGGGGTGACACAGGCACCGACTGCATAGGGACATCAATCCGGCATGGCTGCTCCAGCATTGTAAATCTAGAGCTTCTCCCTCAACCACCTCAGACTAGGGCTCCAGGCAACCCTTGGCCACAG TGGCCTCGTGTTTTCCGTGTCGATTATGGCCATCAGGAAGCAGCTGCAAAGTTTGGGAAAGATCCAAGGTCTTTTGAGGTCTTGACTAAGCGGTTTGTAGGAGACGATAGTGGGGCTGTGAAAGGACTTGAGGTGGTGCAAGTACGCTGGGAGAAGGATGCCAGTGGGAGGTTTCAGTTTAAGGAAGTTGAGGGCTCTGAGGAAATAATTGAGGCTGACCTCATACTCCTAGCAATGGGTTTCCTTGGTCCCGAGTCG ACAATTGCAGACCAGCTACACTTGGAGCGAGACAACCGTTCAAACTTGAAGTCTGAGTATGGACAGTTCTCAACTAATGTAGAAGGGGTCTTTGCAGCTGGAGACTGCAGACGTGGACAATCACTGGTGGTATGGGCAATCTCAGAGGGCCGAAAAGCTGCATCCCAGGTCGATAAGTATctgatgagggaagaagaaggcaGGGACCTCAGCATAGCCGCTGACAAGGAAGATGCCATCAATAATAGCAGATTCACAGTGATGACGTAG